One Acidaminococcales bacterium DNA segment encodes these proteins:
- a CDS encoding flagellar assembly protein FliW, protein MMVNTMRFGAIEVDERQIFEFSKGLPGFHAERRFAFLPHDAGENEKPNFAYLQSLSTPELTFLLADPFAFFPDYEFTVDDATEESLGSSAANLPMVWSIAMIPDKVENMTINLVAPVLFNLENHKATQLILDNNKYSTRHRIFSDDIRERMTDAPKEQKSGEVSQDAGTEPQNK, encoded by the coding sequence ATGATGGTAAATACTATGCGTTTTGGCGCGATAGAAGTGGACGAACGGCAGATTTTTGAATTTTCCAAAGGCCTGCCCGGTTTTCACGCTGAGCGCCGCTTTGCTTTTCTGCCGCATGACGCGGGCGAGAACGAAAAACCCAATTTCGCCTATCTGCAGTCGCTTTCAACGCCGGAACTGACCTTTCTCTTGGCGGATCCTTTCGCCTTTTTCCCTGATTATGAATTTACCGTAGACGACGCCACCGAAGAAAGTCTCGGCTCCTCGGCCGCCAACCTGCCGATGGTTTGGTCCATCGCCATGATCCCGGACAAAGTGGAGAACATGACGATAAACTTGGTGGCGCCGGTGCTTTTCAATTTAGAAAATCACAAAGCCACGCAGCTTATCCTTGACAACAACAAATACAGCACCAGGCACAGAATATTTTCCGACGACATCCGCGAAAGGATGACGGATGCGCCAAAAGAGCAAAAAAGCGGGGAGGTGTCGCAAGATGCTGGTACTGAGCCGCAAAATAAGTGA
- the csrA gene encoding carbon storage regulator CsrA, whose protein sequence is MLVLSRKISESIVIGDNIIVRVADIRGDTVRIAIEAPRSIKIYRGEVYDAISEANKASMGLPQNDFDLPAPK, encoded by the coding sequence ATGCTGGTACTGAGCCGCAAAATAAGTGAAAGCATTGTCATAGGCGACAATATTATCGTGCGCGTGGCCGACATACGGGGAGATACCGTGCGCATCGCCATAGAAGCCCCTCGCTCCATAAAAATTTACCGCGGCGAAGTATACGATGCGATCAGCGAAGCAAACAAGGCCTCCATGGGGCTGCCGCAGAATGATTTCGATTTGCCGGCGCCGAAGTAG